In Polynucleobacter arcticus, the following proteins share a genomic window:
- a CDS encoding amino acid ABC transporter ATP-binding protein — MTVIAIRDLTKQFGDQVVLTGINLDLNQGDVKVLMGSSGSGKSTLLRCLNRLVEPTSGSIQFKGKEILDSSVDVRALRKQIGFVFQQFALYSHLTVLENVTLALRKLEGMGLKEANEKALHELSQFEMTPHQSKFPSQLSGGQKQRVAIARALAMDPAVLLLDEPTSALDPVMSRDVCDLINRLHGNGITMLCVTHDLGLASGIADRVLFLDKGVIRADERIDVLANDHSDPEMQAFFGKKESV, encoded by the coding sequence ATGACGGTCATCGCCATTCGGGATCTTACTAAACAGTTTGGGGATCAAGTTGTCCTCACTGGAATAAATCTAGACCTCAATCAAGGTGATGTGAAGGTCTTAATGGGTTCATCTGGCAGTGGTAAATCGACCTTATTGAGATGTCTCAATAGGCTGGTTGAACCAACATCCGGATCGATTCAATTCAAAGGGAAAGAGATTCTAGATTCCAGTGTTGATGTTCGTGCCTTACGTAAACAGATCGGGTTTGTGTTTCAGCAATTTGCCTTATATAGCCATCTCACTGTGCTGGAAAATGTCACATTAGCCTTACGTAAATTAGAAGGTATGGGACTGAAAGAGGCCAACGAGAAGGCTCTGCATGAGTTATCTCAATTTGAGATGACACCCCATCAGAGTAAGTTTCCCTCACAGTTATCGGGCGGTCAAAAGCAACGCGTTGCTATCGCCAGGGCTTTAGCGATGGACCCTGCTGTTCTTTTGCTCGATGAGCCAACTTCAGCGCTGGATCCAGTAATGTCGCGTGATGTCTGCGATTTAATTAATCGCCTACATGGCAATGGAATTACGATGCTGTGCGTAACGCATGATCTGGGGCTAGCAAGTGGAATTGCAGATAGAGTGCTTTTTCTCGATAAAGGTGTCATTCGTGCTGATGAGCGCATCGATGTCCTAGCTAACGATCATTCTGATCCAGAAATGCAAGCATTTTTTGGCAAAAAAGAGTCTGTTTGA
- a CDS encoding amino acid ABC transporter permease: MSLLDILLYLGHGVVNTVMVTLVCSMTGLAVGLVLSSLHRLSIKSISFLIDIYTYIFRGVPVLVLLFMVYFGLPSLGIKPPPLLAMAMSLGLVAGAYLTEVFRGAFDSVDPAEIIAAQSMGMTRIQVLRYIEIPQMLRFAVPGLVNEFTSVLKYSPFAYTVGIPEITKEAMTLTANTLNGIEIYLAVGILYFAIYRILLVGVQLIQKYYEISGMKEAAV; this comes from the coding sequence GTGAGTCTTTTAGATATTCTGTTATATCTGGGGCATGGTGTTGTCAATACCGTGATGGTAACGCTCGTTTGCAGCATGACTGGCCTTGCGGTTGGTCTAGTGCTCTCGAGTTTGCATAGGCTGTCAATTAAAAGCATCTCCTTTTTAATCGATATCTATACCTATATCTTTAGAGGTGTCCCAGTATTGGTATTGCTATTTATGGTGTATTTTGGCCTCCCTAGTTTGGGCATCAAACCACCACCCTTGTTAGCAATGGCCATGAGCCTGGGATTGGTTGCTGGCGCCTATTTAACCGAAGTATTTCGTGGCGCATTTGATTCTGTTGACCCTGCTGAAATTATTGCGGCACAGTCTATGGGCATGACCCGGATCCAGGTTCTCCGATATATCGAAATTCCCCAGATGCTCCGTTTTGCCGTACCCGGCTTGGTAAATGAGTTCACTTCAGTCCTGAAGTATTCGCCATTTGCTTATACCGTTGGCATTCCAGAGATTACTAAGGAGGCCATGACATTGACAGCGAATACCCTGAATGGAATTGAGATTTATCTTGCAGTTGGTATTCTCTATTTTGCAATTTATCGGATTTTATTGGTGGGCGTTCAGCTCATTCAAAAATATTATGAAATCTCAGGTATGAAAGAGGCTGCGGTATGA
- a CDS encoding amino acid ABC transporter permease translates to MGSWGTFERDLLEQMPLILAGLVNTLQLAAIISVTGFFLGIFVFYLTLSKNSLIRNATNAYISFFIGMPLIVLLFLMYYGLPQWDVRLNPFTVAVIGFTLNVAAYNAAYLKTAFNGLDFSQIEAATAQGFKSSQIFRLITLPQVLRNSVPALTNQVIGNLKDSSIVFLIQYTEFFARMQQLASTNFQFFKAYLLTALVYLLLVSVIVLVARNIEKRLAIPSA, encoded by the coding sequence ATGGGTTCATGGGGCACTTTCGAGCGTGATCTTCTGGAGCAAATGCCTCTGATATTGGCTGGGCTTGTAAATACCTTGCAATTGGCGGCGATCATTAGTGTGACTGGCTTTTTCTTGGGTATTTTTGTCTTCTATCTCACGCTCAGTAAAAATAGCCTGATACGAAACGCAACCAATGCGTACATTTCTTTTTTTATTGGCATGCCGCTCATCGTGCTCTTATTTTTAATGTATTACGGATTGCCACAGTGGGATGTGCGCTTAAATCCATTTACCGTTGCAGTGATTGGATTCACTTTAAATGTTGCTGCCTACAATGCCGCCTATCTTAAAACGGCATTTAATGGATTAGACTTTAGTCAGATAGAGGCTGCAACAGCGCAAGGGTTTAAGTCATCACAAATATTTCGTTTAATTACCTTGCCTCAGGTGCTACGTAATTCTGTACCAGCATTAACAAATCAAGTGATTGGCAATCTAAAAGATAGCTCTATTGTGTTCTTAATACAGTACACCGAGTTCTTTGCGCGTATGCAGCAGTTAGCATCCACTAATTTCCAGTTCTTTAAAGCCTACTTACTTACGGCCTTGGTGTATTTACTACTCGTTTCAGTAATCGTATTGGTGGCCAGAAACATAGAAAAACGCCTAGCAATTCCAAGCGCCTAG